A window from Carassius gibelio isolate Cgi1373 ecotype wild population from Czech Republic chromosome B3, carGib1.2-hapl.c, whole genome shotgun sequence encodes these proteins:
- the flii gene encoding protein flightless-1 homolog, translated as MAATGVLPFIRGVDLSGNDFKGGYFPEHVKSMTSLRWLKLNRTGLCYLPEELASLQKLEHLSVSHNSLTTLHGELSSLPNLRAVVARANNLKNSGVPDDIFQLDDLSVLDLSYNQLTEIPRDLENSRNMLVLNLSHNSIDNISNQLFINLTDLLYLDLSDNNLDSLPPQMRRLVHLQTLILNNNPLMHAQLRQLPAMVALQTLHLRNTQRTQNNMPTSLEGLTNLADVDLSCNDLTRVPECLYSLANLKRLNLSSNQISELSLCIDQWTKLETLNLSRNQLTSLPSTICKLSKLKKLYVNSNKIDFDGLPSGVGKLSNLVEFMAANNNLELVPEGLCRCGKLKKLVLNKNRLVTLPEAIHFLTDLQVLDVRENPNLVMPPKPVDRTAEWYNIDFSLQNQLRLAGASPATVAAAGGGNNPRDHMARKMRLRRRKDSTQDDQAKQVLKGMSDVAQEKNKSIEENGDLKHSDLKTKRWDKNLEKPQLDYSEFFMEDVGQIPGVTVWQIENFIPIQVDEAFLGKFYEADCYIVLKTFLDDNGALNWHIYYWIGQEATLDKKAGSAIHAVNLRNYLGAECRTIREEMGDESEEFTAVFNNEISYIEGGTASGFYTVEDTQYQTRLYRVYGKKNIRLESVPLKASSLDPRFVFLLDTGLEIFVWRGGNATLGGTTKARLFAEKINKNERKGKAEITTLMQNQEPPEFWEILGGQPEEIKKHVPDDFTPVRPKLYKVGLGLGYLELPQINYKLSVEHKDKLKLDVVPEQRLVQGLLDTKGVYIVDCWSDVFIWIGRKSPRLVRAAALKLGQEVCSLLHRPKHAVVIRNLEGTECQVFKSKFKNWDDVLKVDYTRNAESVKQNEGLSGKVKKDAEQKDQMKADLTALFLPRQPAMPLTEAEQMMEEWNEDLDGMEGFVLEGKKFARLPEEEFGHFYTQDCYVFLCRYWVPVEYEDDQEKDKDKEADDEDKQPEEDFQCVVYFWQGREASNMGWLTFTFSLQKKFESLFPGKLEVVRMTQQQENLKFLSHFKRKFIIHKGKRKLKVDSVQPSLYHIRTNGSALCTRTIQIATDSSNLNSEFCFILKVPFESTDNQGIVYTWVGRAADPDEAKLAEDIMNTMFDDTYSKQVINEGEEPENFFWVGIGSQKPYDEDAEYMKYARLFRCSNEKGYFAVSEKCSDFCQDDLADDDIMLLDNGKEVYMWVGTQTSQVEIKLSLKACQVYIQHMRSKDAEHPRKLRLVRKGNEPHCFTRCFHAWSTFKTAPA; from the exons ATGGCCGCGACCGGAGTTCTCCCCTTCATCAGGGGAGTAGACCTCAGTGGGAATGACTTTAAG GGGGGTTATTTCCCGGAGCATGTCAAGTCTATGACCAGCTTGCGATGGCTGAAGCTCAACAGAACGGGGCTTTGCTATCTTCCAGAGGAACTGGCCTCCCTACAGAAACTG GAACATTTGTCTGTGAGTCACAACAGCCTGACGACGCTGCATGGAGAGTTATCAAGTCTTCCCAATCTAAGG GCGGTTGTGGCCAGAGCAAATAACCTGAAGAACTCTGGCGTTCCTGATGATATTTTTCAGCTGGATGATCTTTCTGTGCTG GATCTGAGCTACAACCAACTAACAGAAATCCCTCGGGATTTGGAGAACTCCAGAAACATGTTGGTCTTAAACCTCAGTCACAATAG caTTGATAACATCTCAAATCAGCTGTTCATTAACCTCACTGATCTGCTGTACCTGGACCTGAGTGACAATAATTTGGACAGTCTTCCTCCTCAGATGAGACGCTTGGTCCATTTGCAGACCCTCATACTCAATAATAATCCGCTTATGCACGCGCAGCTGAG GCAGTTACCTGCTATGGTGGCCCTTCAAACCCTTCATTTAAGAAACACTCAGCGTACTCAAAATAACATGCCCACGAGTCTGGAGGGCCTCACTAACCTAGCAG aCGTGGATCTGTCCTGCAATGATCTGACTCGAGTACCAGAATGCTTGTATTCGCTGGCTAATCTCAAACGGCTGAATCTGAGCAGCAATCAGATATCTGAACTGTCACTGTGTATAGATCAGTGGACTAAACTCGAGACGCTCAACCTTTCTAGGAATCAGCTCACATCCCTGCCT TCTACCATTTGCAAGCTGTCTAAGCTGAAGAAGCTGTATGTGAACTCAAACAAAATAGATTTTGATGGGCTTCCATCTGGTGTTGGAAAATTGTCCAACCTGGTTGAGTTCAtggctgcaaataataatttggaGCTTGTTCCAGAGGGGCTTTGCAG GTGTGGAAAATTGAAAAAGCTGGTTTTGAACAAGAACCGGCTTGTGACATTACCAGAGGCCATTCATTTCCTCACTGACCTGCAG GTTTTGGATGTCCGTGAGAATCCAAATCTAGTAATGCCCCCTAAACCAGTGGACAGGACGGCCGAGTGGTACAACATAGACTTCTCTTTGCAGAACCAACTGCGATTGGCTGGTGCGTCTCCAGCCACTGTGGCAGCAGCTGGTGGAG GAAATAACCCAAGAGACCATATGGCCAGAAAAATGAGGCTAAGGAGACGCAAGGACTCGACCCAGGATGATCAGGCTAAACAGGTGCTGAAGGGAATGTCAGACGTGGCTCAGGAGAAGAACAAATCCATCGAG GAGAATGGAGACTTAAAACACTCTGATCTGAAAACCAAACGATGGGACAAGAACCTGGAGAAACCGCAGCTGGATTACTCGGAGTTCTTCATGGAGGATGTGGGCCAGATCCCTGGTGTCACCGTTTGGCAGATCGAAAACTTTATTCCCATCCAGGTGGACGAGGCCTTTCTTGGGAAGTTCTACGAGGCAGACTGTTACATTGTTCTCAAG ACGTTCTTAGATGACAACGGAGCCCTGAACTGGCACATCTATTACTGGATCGGGCAGGAAGCTACCCTTGATAAGAAAGCCGGCTCTGCCATCCATGCTGTCAACCTCCGTAATTATTTGGGAGCTGAGTGCAGGACTATCAGAGAGGAGATGGGAGACGAGAGTGAAGAATTCACTGCA GTGTTCAACAATGAGATTTCTTATATTGAGGGTGGAACTGCAAGTGGATTTTACACAGTAGAGGACACTCAATACCAAACCAG GTTGTACAGGGTTTATGGGAAAAAGAACATCAGATTAGAATCTGTGCCTCTGAAAGCGTCCTCACTCGACCCCCG GTTTGTCTTTTTGTTGGACACTGGTCTTGAGATATTTGTTTGGAGAGGAGGCAATGCAACACTTGGTGGTACTACAAAAGCGAG GTTATTTGCTGAGAAGATCAACAAAAATGAGCGAAAAGGCAAAGCAGAGATTACAACTTTGATGCAGAATCAGGAACCTCCAGAGTTTTGGGAAATTCTTGGGGGACAGCCCGAGGAAATCAAGAAACATGTCCCAGATGACTTCACTCCTGTCCGACCCAAGCTCTATAAG GTTGGTTTGGGCTTGGGATACCTTGAACTTCCTCAGATCAACTACAAACTCTCTGTGGAGCACAAGGACAAGCTCAAGCTAGATGTGGTTCCCGAGCAAAGACTG GTCCAAGGCCTTTTAGACACTAAAGGAGTCTACATCGTAGATTGCTGGTCGGATGTCTTCATTTGGATCGGCCGTAAGTCCCCACGTCTTGTGCGGGCAGCTGCATTGAAGCTGGGCCAAGAGGTGTGCAGTTTGCTCCATCGGCCAAAACACGCCGTGGTCATCCGCAATCTGGAGGGCACAGAGTGCCAG GTCTTCAAATCCAAGTTCAAGAATTGGGATGACGTGTTGAAGGTGGATTATACCAGGAACGCAGAGAGTGTGAAGCAAAATGAGGGCTTGAGTGGAAAGGTGAAGAAGGATGCAGAGCAGAAGGATCAGATGAAAGCCGACCTGACAGCTCTGTTCCTTCCTAGACAGCCAGCAATGCCTCTCACAGAG GCGGAACAGATGATGGAGGAGTGGAACGAGGATTTGGACGGCATGGAGGGATTCGTTCTGGAGGGGAAGAAGTTTGCCCGTTTACCAGAGGAGGAGTTTGGGCACTTTTATACTCAGGATTGCTACGTCTTTCTCTGCAG gtaCTGGGTGCCAGTGGAGTATGAGGATGATCAggagaaagacaaagacaaagaGGCAGACGATGAGGACAAACAGCCTGAAGAAGACTTCCAGTGTGTGGTTTACTTCTGGCAGGGCCGTGAGGCCTCCAACATGGGCTGGCTGACCTTCACTTTCAGCCTGCAGAAGAAGTTTGAGAGCTTGTTCCCAGGCAAACTGGAG GTTGTGAGGATGACCCAGCAGCAGGAGAATCTTAAGTTCCTGTCACATTTCAAGAGGAAGTTCATCATCCACAAAGGCAAGAGGAAGCTAAAAGTGGACAGTGTGCAGCCAAGCTTATACCACATCAGAACAAACGGAAGTGCGCTGTGCACCAG GACTATTCAAATAGCCACAGATTCCAGTAACCTCAACTCTGAATTCTGCTTCATACTGAAG GTGCCGTTTGAAAGTACAGACAACCAGGGAATCGTGTACACGTGGGTGGGCCGAGCAGCAGACCCAGACGAAGCTAAACTGGCAGAGGACATCATGAACACCATGTTCGACGACACCTACAGCAAGCAG GTGATAAATGAAGGAGAAGAGCCAGAAAATTTCTTCTGGGTTGGCATCGGCTCACAGAAGCCATACGATGAAGATGCAGAGTACATGAAATATGCTAGACTCTTTAG GTGCTCCAATGAGAAGGGTTACTTTGCTGTATCAGAGAAGTGCTCCGACTTCTGTCAAGATGACCTGGCCGATGACGACATCATGCTTTTGGACAATGGGAAAGAG GTTTACATGTGGGTTGGCACACAGACTAGCCAGGTGGAGATTAAACTGAGCTTGAAGGCTTGTCAG GTCTATATTCAGCACATGAGGTCCAAGGATGCAGAGCACCCCAGAAAACTGCGCCTGGTGCGCAAGGGCAACGAACCTCACTGTTTCACCCGCTGTTTCCACGCATGGAGCACCTTCAAGACTGCACCTGCATAA
- the znf598 gene encoding E3 ubiquitin-protein ligase ZNF598 isoform X2 produces MHCAERSRAQERASPGLAARTVVYQPSRFRRTTARTLPQHNRPVPPDSMRSSARRDAENSCVLCCQDIELFAVGKCDHPVCYRCSTKMRVLCEQNYCAVCREQLDKVVFIKKLEPFAALNIHQYQFEKKYDVYFADGKIYAQFRKILLHECPQCPEPKVFFKFEELEQHMRKQHELFCCKLCAKHLKIFSYERKWYNRKELARHRTQGDPDNTSHRGHPLCKFCDDRYLDNDELLKHLRRDHYFCHFCDADGAQEYYSDYQYLSEHFRESHYLCQEGHCSTEQFTHAFRTEIDYKAHKAAAHSKNRAEARQNRQIDIQFNYASRQQQRRNDGLIVGGDDYEEGDRFSRQGRPGRARAPGGQQNVRSWRYSREEENREIAAALRASIVSHQEERSHVQERSSVKPRKEEKMEPDDMRNNRSTAKQTNEMQARPVRSNPPSAAQDFPVLGAAAPPAPIQSKIKQASVPLKEDDFPSLSGSVVSSPMTPAYTNQPKKHSSFQEEDFPALVSKIKPLKPQSNTTSAWSQAGSKPVVVSNKPVVLPTKTAPTVSSSILSASDPPPSGSVPQPLTASSSRRKKKLTSAETHRAPPKVKCPSSSDDEDPQTGKTAQEIRTVPTMLDISTLLTVKDGSSQPNPKTNKKKKPATASSLGSPSHTFESVSKMAHKENVPETKPPDNSLPSKTNSFINGLVEKPTEALSPTSFPENIPSPLKQSVTDQPPPPKEEEFPALISKKPPPGFKSAFPLKSTPNVLPPPPPGLGPVVSKPPPGFTGVPLNSNVEESAVNRVTPAIGSYLIPDNFQQRNMDLIQSIKNYLQNDETKFNEFKNYSGQFRQGIIPAVQYYKSCQELLGENFNGVFNELLVLLPDTRKQQELLTAHGDFKALEKQQQGSKPKKTKKKAWQTGTTSISLDLDCQVCPTCKQVLALKDFNTHKTLHIGDEDFPSLQAISKIIS; encoded by the exons ATGCACTGCGCTGAACGATCACGCGCACAGGAGCGCGCATCACCCGGCCTCGCCGCCCGTACCGTCGTTTACCAGCCGTCCAGATTCCGGCGGACTACAGCGAGAACACTCCCGCAGCACAACCGGCCAGTGCCTCCCGACAGTATGAGGTCGAGCGCAAGGAGAGACGCGGAAAACAGCTGCGTGCTGTGCTGCCAGGACATCGAGCTGTTCGCGGTGGGGAAGTGCGATCACCCCGTGTGTTACCGCTGCTCCACCAAGATGCGCGTGCTGTGCGAGCAGAACTACTGCGCCGTGTGCCGCGAGCAGCTCGACAAG GTGGTCTTCATAAAAAAGCTTGAACCCTTTGCCGCTCTGAACATTCATCAGTACCAGTTTGAGAAGAAATATGACGTATACTTTGCAGATGGAAAGATATATGCACAGTTCAG GAAGATTTTGTTACATGAATGTCCACAGTGCCCAGAACCAAAAGTGTTCTTCAAATTTGAAGAGCTAGAACAGCATATGCGGAAACAACATGAACTCTTCTGCTGCAAGTTATGTGCAAAGCATCTGAAG ATATTCTCATACGAGCGGAAGTGGTACAATCGGAAAGAGCTGGCTCGACATCGAACGCAAGGGGACCCGGATAATACTTCACATCGTGGCCATCCACTGTGTAAATTCTGTGACGATCGATACCTGGACAACGATGAACTATTGAAGCACCTGCGGCGAGATCATTACTTCTGCCATTTCTGTGACGCTGATGGAGCTCAGGAGTATTACAG CGATTACCAGTACCTCAGCGAGCACTTCAGAGAGAGCCATTATCTCTGCCAGGAGGGCCACTGTAGTACAGAGCAGTTCACTCATGCTTTCCGCACAGAGATCGACTATAAGGCTCACAAAGCTGCTGCCCACAGCAAAAACCGGGCCGAGGCACGGCAGAATCGGCAAATCGACATTCAGTTCAACTATGCATCCAGACAACAACAACGACGAAATGACG GTCTGATAGTTGGTGGCGATGACTATGAGGAAGGGGATCGCTTCAGCAGACAGGGCAGACCAGGAAGAGCACGAGCTCCAGGAGGACAGCAGAATGTCAGGAGCTGGAGATATAGTCG AGAGGAAGAGAACCGAGAGATCGCAGCTGCTTTGCGAGCTTCGATAGTCAGCCACCAGGAAGAGAGAAGTCATGTGCAAGAGAGAAGCAGTGTGAAGCCACGCAAAGAGGAAAAGATGGAGCCTGATGACATGAGAAACAACAGAAGCACTGCCAAGCAGACGAACGAAATGCAAG cTCGACCAGTGAGGAGTAATCCCCCTTCGGCTGCTCAGGACTTCCCTGTTTTAGGGGCAGCTGCACCTCCAGCCCCAATTCAAAG CAAGATCAAACAAGCGTCTGTCCCTCTGAAGGAAGATGATTTTCCAAGCTTGTCTGGCTCCGTAGTTTCCTCTCCAATGACACCTGCATACACAAATCAACCCAAGAAACATTCGTCCTTCCAGGAGGAGGACTTTCCTGCACTGGTCTCCAAGATCAAACCACTGAAGCCGCAATCAAACACAACGTCAGCCTGGTCTCAAGCAGGAAGTAAACCTGTGGTGGTTTCCAATAAACCTGTGGTTCTGCCCACCAAAACAGCTCCTACGGTCTCTTCATCCATACTGTCCGCCAGTGACCCACCGCCCAGTGGAAGTGTGCCTCAGCCTCTCACTGCCTCCTCATCTCGCCGCAAAAAGAAGCTCACATCTGCTGAAACCCACAGAGCTCCACCTAAAGTCAAATGTCCGTCCTCATCGGATGACGAGGACCCCCAAACCGGTAAAACGGCTCAGGAAATCCGCACGGTACCGACTATGCTTGACATCTCCACTTTGTTGACCGTAAAAGATGGCTCCTCTCAGCCCAACCCCAAAACCAATAAGAAAAAGAAACCAGCCACAGCTTCATCTCTGGGTTCCCCCTCACACACTTTTGAGTCCGTCTCCAAAATGGCTCACAAAGAGAACGTTCCCGAGACGAAGCCACCAGACAACAGTCTCCCCTCCAAAACAAACTCTTTTATAAATGGACTCGTGGAGAAACCAACAGAGGCACTGTCCCCTACATCATTTCCTGAAAATATTCCTTCCCCATTAAAGCAGTCGGTCACCGACCAGCCTCCTCCACCCAAAGAAGAGGAATTTCCAGCACTTATCTCCAAAAAACCTCCACCTG GCTTTAAAAGTGCATTTCCGTTGAAGAGCACTCCGAATGTGCTGCCACCGCCTCCTCCTGGCCTTGGGCCTGTTGTCAGCAAACCTCCTCCAGGATTCACCGGCGTCCCGCTCAACAGTAATGTGGAGGAATCAGCTGTTAACAG aGTGACACCTGCTATTGGATCCTACCTCATACCTGACAATTTCCAGCAAAGAAACATGGACCTTATTCAGTCTATTAAGAATTATCTTCAAAACGATGAAACCAAGTTCAATGAGTTCAAGAACTATTCAGGCCAATTTAGACAG GGTATAATCCCTGCTGTCCAGTACTACAAAAGCTGCCAGGAGCTGCTAGGAGAGAATTTCAACGGGGTCTTCAACGAGCTGCTGGTTCTCCTACCAGACACTCGCAAGCAACAGGAGCTTCTCACTGCCCACGGAGACTTTAAGGCTCTCGAGAAACAGCAGCAAGGCTCCAAGCCCAAAAAAACCAAAAAGAAAGCCTGGCAGACAGGCACCACCAGCATCAGTCTGGATCTGGACTGCCAAGTGTGTCCCACCTGTAAGCAGGTGCTGGCTCTGAAAGACTTCAACACCCATAAAACCCTACACATCGGCGATGAGGACTTCCCCTCTTTACAGGCCATAAGCAAGATCATCAGCTAG
- the znf598 gene encoding E3 ubiquitin-protein ligase ZNF598 isoform X1 → MHCAERSRAQERASPGLAARTVVYQPSRFRRTTARTLPQHNRPVPPDSMRSSARRDAENSCVLCCQDIELFAVGKCDHPVCYRCSTKMRVLCEQNYCAVCREQLDKVVFIKKLEPFAALNIHQYQFEKKYDVYFADGKIYAQFRKILLHECPQCPEPKVFFKFEELEQHMRKQHELFCCKLCAKHLKIFSYERKWYNRKELARHRTQGDPDNTSHRGHPLCKFCDDRYLDNDELLKHLRRDHYFCHFCDADGAQEYYSDYQYLSEHFRESHYLCQEGHCSTEQFTHAFRTEIDYKAHKAAAHSKNRAEARQNRQIDIQFNYASRQQQRRNDGLIVGGDDYEEGDRFSRQGRPGRARAPGGQQNVRSWRYSREEENREIAAALRASIVSHQEERSHVQERSSVKPRKEEKMEPDDMRNNRSTAKQTNEMQARPVRSNPPSAAQDFPVLGAAAPPAPIQSKIKQASVPLKEDDFPSLSGSVVSSPMTPAYTNQPKKHSSFQEEDFPALVSKIKPLKPQSNTTSAWSQAGSKPVVVSNKPVVLPTKTAPTVSSSILSASDPPPSGSVPQPLTASSSRRKKKLTSAETHRAPPKVKCPSSSDDEDPQTGKTAQEIRTVPTMLDISTLLTVKDGSSQPNPKTNKKKKPATASSLGSPSHTFESVSKMAHKENVPETKPPDNSLPSKTNSFINGLVEKPTEALSPTSFPENIPSPLKQSVTDQPPPPKEEEFPALISKKPPPGFKSAFPLKSTPNVLPPPPPGLGPVVSKPPPGFTGVPLNSNVEESAVNSSPEVSYQCNHSYEELMRVTPAIGSYLIPDNFQQRNMDLIQSIKNYLQNDETKFNEFKNYSGQFRQGIIPAVQYYKSCQELLGENFNGVFNELLVLLPDTRKQQELLTAHGDFKALEKQQQGSKPKKTKKKAWQTGTTSISLDLDCQVCPTCKQVLALKDFNTHKTLHIGDEDFPSLQAISKIIS, encoded by the exons ATGCACTGCGCTGAACGATCACGCGCACAGGAGCGCGCATCACCCGGCCTCGCCGCCCGTACCGTCGTTTACCAGCCGTCCAGATTCCGGCGGACTACAGCGAGAACACTCCCGCAGCACAACCGGCCAGTGCCTCCCGACAGTATGAGGTCGAGCGCAAGGAGAGACGCGGAAAACAGCTGCGTGCTGTGCTGCCAGGACATCGAGCTGTTCGCGGTGGGGAAGTGCGATCACCCCGTGTGTTACCGCTGCTCCACCAAGATGCGCGTGCTGTGCGAGCAGAACTACTGCGCCGTGTGCCGCGAGCAGCTCGACAAG GTGGTCTTCATAAAAAAGCTTGAACCCTTTGCCGCTCTGAACATTCATCAGTACCAGTTTGAGAAGAAATATGACGTATACTTTGCAGATGGAAAGATATATGCACAGTTCAG GAAGATTTTGTTACATGAATGTCCACAGTGCCCAGAACCAAAAGTGTTCTTCAAATTTGAAGAGCTAGAACAGCATATGCGGAAACAACATGAACTCTTCTGCTGCAAGTTATGTGCAAAGCATCTGAAG ATATTCTCATACGAGCGGAAGTGGTACAATCGGAAAGAGCTGGCTCGACATCGAACGCAAGGGGACCCGGATAATACTTCACATCGTGGCCATCCACTGTGTAAATTCTGTGACGATCGATACCTGGACAACGATGAACTATTGAAGCACCTGCGGCGAGATCATTACTTCTGCCATTTCTGTGACGCTGATGGAGCTCAGGAGTATTACAG CGATTACCAGTACCTCAGCGAGCACTTCAGAGAGAGCCATTATCTCTGCCAGGAGGGCCACTGTAGTACAGAGCAGTTCACTCATGCTTTCCGCACAGAGATCGACTATAAGGCTCACAAAGCTGCTGCCCACAGCAAAAACCGGGCCGAGGCACGGCAGAATCGGCAAATCGACATTCAGTTCAACTATGCATCCAGACAACAACAACGACGAAATGACG GTCTGATAGTTGGTGGCGATGACTATGAGGAAGGGGATCGCTTCAGCAGACAGGGCAGACCAGGAAGAGCACGAGCTCCAGGAGGACAGCAGAATGTCAGGAGCTGGAGATATAGTCG AGAGGAAGAGAACCGAGAGATCGCAGCTGCTTTGCGAGCTTCGATAGTCAGCCACCAGGAAGAGAGAAGTCATGTGCAAGAGAGAAGCAGTGTGAAGCCACGCAAAGAGGAAAAGATGGAGCCTGATGACATGAGAAACAACAGAAGCACTGCCAAGCAGACGAACGAAATGCAAG cTCGACCAGTGAGGAGTAATCCCCCTTCGGCTGCTCAGGACTTCCCTGTTTTAGGGGCAGCTGCACCTCCAGCCCCAATTCAAAG CAAGATCAAACAAGCGTCTGTCCCTCTGAAGGAAGATGATTTTCCAAGCTTGTCTGGCTCCGTAGTTTCCTCTCCAATGACACCTGCATACACAAATCAACCCAAGAAACATTCGTCCTTCCAGGAGGAGGACTTTCCTGCACTGGTCTCCAAGATCAAACCACTGAAGCCGCAATCAAACACAACGTCAGCCTGGTCTCAAGCAGGAAGTAAACCTGTGGTGGTTTCCAATAAACCTGTGGTTCTGCCCACCAAAACAGCTCCTACGGTCTCTTCATCCATACTGTCCGCCAGTGACCCACCGCCCAGTGGAAGTGTGCCTCAGCCTCTCACTGCCTCCTCATCTCGCCGCAAAAAGAAGCTCACATCTGCTGAAACCCACAGAGCTCCACCTAAAGTCAAATGTCCGTCCTCATCGGATGACGAGGACCCCCAAACCGGTAAAACGGCTCAGGAAATCCGCACGGTACCGACTATGCTTGACATCTCCACTTTGTTGACCGTAAAAGATGGCTCCTCTCAGCCCAACCCCAAAACCAATAAGAAAAAGAAACCAGCCACAGCTTCATCTCTGGGTTCCCCCTCACACACTTTTGAGTCCGTCTCCAAAATGGCTCACAAAGAGAACGTTCCCGAGACGAAGCCACCAGACAACAGTCTCCCCTCCAAAACAAACTCTTTTATAAATGGACTCGTGGAGAAACCAACAGAGGCACTGTCCCCTACATCATTTCCTGAAAATATTCCTTCCCCATTAAAGCAGTCGGTCACCGACCAGCCTCCTCCACCCAAAGAAGAGGAATTTCCAGCACTTATCTCCAAAAAACCTCCACCTG GCTTTAAAAGTGCATTTCCGTTGAAGAGCACTCCGAATGTGCTGCCACCGCCTCCTCCTGGCCTTGGGCCTGTTGTCAGCAAACCTCCTCCAGGATTCACCGGCGTCCCGCTCAACAGTAATGTGGAGGAATCAGCTGTTAACAG TTCTCCTGAAGTGTCATATCAGTGTAACCACAGTTATGAGGAACTTATGAG aGTGACACCTGCTATTGGATCCTACCTCATACCTGACAATTTCCAGCAAAGAAACATGGACCTTATTCAGTCTATTAAGAATTATCTTCAAAACGATGAAACCAAGTTCAATGAGTTCAAGAACTATTCAGGCCAATTTAGACAG GGTATAATCCCTGCTGTCCAGTACTACAAAAGCTGCCAGGAGCTGCTAGGAGAGAATTTCAACGGGGTCTTCAACGAGCTGCTGGTTCTCCTACCAGACACTCGCAAGCAACAGGAGCTTCTCACTGCCCACGGAGACTTTAAGGCTCTCGAGAAACAGCAGCAAGGCTCCAAGCCCAAAAAAACCAAAAAGAAAGCCTGGCAGACAGGCACCACCAGCATCAGTCTGGATCTGGACTGCCAAGTGTGTCCCACCTGTAAGCAGGTGCTGGCTCTGAAAGACTTCAACACCCATAAAACCCTACACATCGGCGATGAGGACTTCCCCTCTTTACAGGCCATAAGCAAGATCATCAGCTAG